Proteins encoded within one genomic window of Lysinibacillus louembei:
- a CDS encoding ABC transporter permease, whose protein sequence is MSNRTINILVPIISVILGLIVGAIVMVVTGYDPIKGYTALWNGIFGDIYTIGETIRQITPYILAGLAVAFAFRTGLFNIGVEGQLIMGWAAATYVGFAIEGLPKLIHLPLALIAAAAAGAFWAFIAGYLKARFSIHEVIVTIMLNYTALHIANALIKSWSGRERTDNIAQTASLSSPWLEELTQYSRLHWGIVIAIVMVFIMWFILERTTLGFELKSVGFNKNAAEYAGMSVKKNIILAMTISGVFAGLAGAMEALGTFGYMAIRSGFTGIGFDGIAVALLGANTPLGVVFGATLFGALKFGATNMPNAANIPLEIVSIIIALIIFFVASGYVIRLALEKFGKKKEGK, encoded by the coding sequence GTGAGCAATCGCACAATTAATATTCTCGTTCCTATAATTTCAGTTATTTTAGGTCTAATTGTTGGTGCAATTGTAATGGTTGTGACTGGCTACGACCCAATTAAAGGATATACTGCATTATGGAATGGTATATTTGGAGATATTTATACGATTGGTGAAACAATTCGCCAAATCACACCATATATTTTAGCTGGTTTAGCCGTTGCTTTCGCATTCCGAACAGGTTTATTCAACATCGGGGTGGAAGGGCAGCTTATTATGGGCTGGGCAGCAGCAACTTATGTTGGTTTTGCTATCGAAGGCTTACCCAAATTGATTCATTTGCCGCTAGCATTAATTGCAGCAGCAGCAGCAGGGGCTTTTTGGGCATTTATTGCTGGTTACTTAAAAGCGCGTTTTAGCATTCATGAAGTAATCGTTACAATTATGCTGAACTATACGGCGCTCCATATCGCCAATGCGTTGATTAAATCTTGGTCAGGTAGAGAGCGTACAGATAATATTGCTCAAACTGCTTCATTAAGCTCACCATGGCTTGAGGAGCTTACGCAATATTCTCGCTTGCACTGGGGTATTGTCATTGCCATTGTTATGGTATTTATTATGTGGTTCATTTTAGAGCGTACGACGCTAGGCTTTGAATTAAAATCGGTAGGTTTTAATAAAAACGCAGCTGAATATGCTGGTATGAGCGTAAAGAAAAATATTATTTTAGCGATGACAATTTCAGGGGTATTCGCTGGTTTAGCTGGTGCAATGGAAGCATTAGGTACATTTGGCTATATGGCGATTCGAAGCGGCTTTACGGGCATTGGATTTGATGGTATCGCCGTTGCATTACTAGGGGCAAATACGCCGCTTGGAGTTGTATTTGGTGCCACGCTATTTGGTGCATTGAAATTCGGTGCAACAAACATGCCGAATGCTGCAAACATCCCATTAGAAATCGTATCGATTATTATCGCATTAATTATTTTCTTCGTAGCATCAGGCTATGTAATTCGTCTTGCTTTAGAAAAGTTTGGAAAGAAAAAGGAGGGCAAATAA
- a CDS encoding ABC transporter ATP-binding protein — MEYVIEMLGIRKEFGGFVANNNITLQLQKGEIHALLGENGAGKSTLMNVLFGLYQPEAGEIKVRGEAVKIADPNVANDLGIGMVHQHFMLVENFTVTENIVLGNEPTKSGTVNIKEAAKNIAALSEKYGLDVDPYAKIEDISVGMQQRVEILKTLYRGAEILIFDEPTASLTPQEIKELIDIMKRLISEGKSIILITHKLNEIMEVSDRVTIIRKGEGIGTVVTAETNPDELAELMVGRQVEFKTEKSPSNPKDEALNIQDLVVLDYRGVEKVKSLNLTVRKGEIVGIAGIDGNGQSELIEAITGLRKIKSGKVVLNGQDVTNKKPRQITETGIGHIPQDRHKHGLVLDFTIGHNIALQTYYKEPISKYGIIDYKKISQKAKQVIEEFDVRTGHGESTPARALSGGNQQKAIIGREVDRDPDLLIAALPTRGLDVGAIEFIHRRLIEQRDKGKAVLLISFELDEVMNVSDRIAVIYDGQIVDTLNANETTEQELGLLMAGQTKTKAARKGDE; from the coding sequence TTGGAATACGTGATCGAAATGCTAGGCATCCGTAAAGAATTCGGAGGCTTTGTAGCGAACAATAATATCACCCTCCAACTGCAAAAAGGCGAAATTCATGCATTATTAGGAGAAAATGGTGCAGGTAAATCGACTTTAATGAACGTATTATTCGGACTTTATCAGCCAGAAGCTGGTGAAATTAAAGTGCGCGGGGAAGCTGTGAAAATTGCAGATCCGAACGTAGCGAATGATTTAGGGATTGGAATGGTGCATCAGCACTTTATGCTTGTAGAAAACTTTACTGTTACAGAAAATATCGTCTTAGGCAATGAGCCGACAAAAAGTGGAACAGTCAATATTAAAGAGGCTGCTAAAAACATCGCGGCACTTTCTGAAAAGTATGGTTTAGATGTTGACCCTTATGCGAAAATTGAAGATATTTCTGTTGGTATGCAGCAGCGTGTAGAAATTTTAAAAACATTGTATCGTGGTGCTGAAATTTTAATTTTTGATGAGCCAACAGCATCATTAACACCACAAGAAATTAAAGAGCTTATCGATATTATGAAGCGCTTAATCTCAGAAGGAAAGTCCATTATTTTAATTACGCATAAACTAAATGAAATTATGGAAGTATCTGATCGCGTAACGATTATTCGTAAAGGTGAAGGAATTGGAACTGTTGTAACAGCTGAAACGAATCCGGACGAATTAGCAGAATTAATGGTTGGTCGTCAAGTTGAGTTTAAAACAGAAAAATCGCCATCAAATCCAAAAGATGAAGCATTAAACATTCAAGATTTAGTTGTGCTTGATTATCGTGGAGTTGAAAAAGTAAAAAGCTTAAATTTAACTGTGCGTAAAGGTGAAATAGTAGGGATTGCAGGGATTGATGGAAACGGACAATCTGAATTAATCGAGGCAATTACAGGCTTGCGCAAAATTAAAAGCGGTAAAGTCGTATTAAATGGACAAGATGTAACGAATAAAAAGCCGCGTCAAATTACAGAAACAGGTATTGGTCATATTCCACAAGACCGTCATAAGCATGGCTTAGTGCTTGATTTTACAATTGGTCATAATATCGCTTTGCAAACATATTACAAAGAGCCTATTTCGAAATATGGCATTATTGACTATAAAAAAATATCACAAAAAGCAAAGCAAGTGATTGAAGAGTTCGATGTGCGAACAGGGCATGGTGAGTCAACACCAGCGCGTGCATTATCGGGCGGTAACCAGCAAAAAGCAATTATTGGACGCGAAGTAGACCGCGATCCAGATTTATTAATTGCAGCATTACCAACACGAGGCTTAGATGTTGGTGCAATTGAATTTATTCACCGTCGTTTAATTGAGCAACGCGATAAAGGGAAGGCCGTGTTATTAATTTCCTTTGAGCTAGATGAAGTAATGAACGTCTCTGACCGCATTGCCGTTATTTATGATGGGCAAATTGTGGATACATTAAATGCTAATGAAACAACAGAGCAGGAGCTAGGTTTATTAATGGCTGGTCAAACAAAAACGAAGGCAGCAAGGAAAGGGGACGAATAA
- a CDS encoding BMP family lipoprotein, with amino-acid sequence MKKRKFGLLISSVVATGAILGACGADDEKKENEGTNGSTDKGSETSTGDFSIAMVTDTGGVDDKSFNQSAWEGIQQFGKDNGLEKGDGGFDYLESKQDSEYNTNLNALIRRDFDLVFGVGFLFEDAMGKIASQQKDAQLAIIDGVVDAPNVASVLFNEQEGAFLAGVAAAKMSKTGKVGFMGGLKIPVIERFHAGFIAGAKAANPDIIIEEDYAESFDKADIGKMIANRMYSSGVDIIFHAAGGAGNGVFTEAKERKEKDANADVWVIGVDKDQYEEGQVGDQNVTLTSMVKGVGNAVIDIANRTKAGDFPGGQTTVYGLKEGGVGLADSRGAITEDVLAVVEEFKEKIIAGEIKVPTHPDDVK; translated from the coding sequence ATGAAAAAGCGTAAATTTGGTTTATTAATCTCTTCTGTTGTTGCAACAGGTGCAATTTTAGGTGCATGTGGTGCAGATGATGAGAAAAAAGAAAATGAAGGTACAAATGGTTCAACTGACAAAGGTTCTGAAACTTCAACAGGCGATTTTTCAATCGCAATGGTAACAGATACAGGCGGTGTTGATGATAAATCATTTAACCAATCTGCTTGGGAAGGTATCCAACAATTCGGTAAAGATAACGGTTTAGAAAAAGGCGATGGCGGCTTTGACTACCTAGAATCAAAACAAGATTCAGAATATAACACAAACTTAAATGCATTAATCCGTCGTGACTTCGATTTAGTATTCGGTGTAGGCTTCTTATTTGAAGATGCAATGGGTAAAATCGCAAGCCAACAAAAAGACGCACAATTAGCAATCATTGACGGTGTTGTAGATGCGCCAAACGTAGCATCTGTACTATTCAATGAGCAGGAAGGTGCATTCCTTGCTGGTGTAGCAGCTGCTAAAATGTCTAAAACAGGTAAGGTCGGCTTTATGGGCGGATTAAAAATTCCTGTAATTGAGCGCTTCCACGCTGGATTTATCGCAGGTGCAAAGGCTGCAAACCCTGATATTATCATTGAAGAAGATTATGCAGAGTCTTTCGACAAAGCAGATATCGGTAAAATGATTGCAAACCGTATGTACTCTTCAGGCGTAGATATTATTTTCCACGCTGCTGGTGGTGCTGGTAACGGCGTATTCACAGAAGCGAAAGAGCGTAAAGAAAAAGATGCTAACGCTGATGTATGGGTAATTGGTGTAGATAAAGACCAATACGAAGAAGGACAAGTTGGTGACCAAAACGTAACATTAACTTCAATGGTTAAAGGCGTAGGTAACGCAGTTATTGATATTGCAAACCGTACAAAAGCAGGCGACTTCCCTGGCGGTCAAACAACTGTTTATGGATTAAAAGAAGGCGGCGTAGGTCTTGCTGATTCTCGCGGTGCAATTACTGAGGATGTATTAGCAGTAGTTGAAGAATTCAAAGAAAAAATCATCGCTGGCGAAATCAAAGTACCGACACATCCAGATGATGTAAAATAA
- a CDS encoding GntR family transcriptional regulator yields MTIKTDHRHLYLQVIDRLKSDIEKGIYQENEKLPSEFELSKSLGVSRATLREALRLLEEENVIIRRHGVGTFVNPKPVFTSGIEQLSSISSMIEQAGMTPGTIFIKATEEKSTEDDVKRFQTNSDDNVITIERVRTADGEPVVYCIDKVPATYLPQQFVNNQDISLFSALEKSGAIHVNYAVTYIDPIGFHEEVSPILDCGPETALLVLKQLHYDDNDRVVLYSKNYFRADKFSFHVVRKRV; encoded by the coding sequence GTGACAATTAAAACAGATCACCGTCATTTATACTTACAAGTGATTGATCGCTTAAAATCAGATATTGAAAAAGGAATTTATCAAGAAAATGAAAAATTACCTTCTGAATTTGAGCTATCTAAATCACTTGGAGTAAGTCGTGCCACTCTACGCGAGGCGCTACGATTGTTGGAGGAAGAAAACGTTATCATCCGTCGGCATGGTGTAGGAACATTTGTCAATCCTAAGCCAGTGTTTACTTCGGGAATTGAACAATTGTCGAGTATTTCATCCATGATTGAGCAAGCAGGAATGACACCAGGCACGATTTTTATAAAAGCAACAGAAGAAAAATCGACTGAGGATGATGTAAAGCGTTTTCAAACCAACAGTGATGACAATGTGATCACGATTGAGCGTGTAAGAACAGCGGATGGAGAGCCGGTCGTTTATTGTATTGATAAAGTGCCAGCTACCTATTTACCGCAGCAATTTGTTAATAATCAGGATATATCTCTTTTTTCAGCACTTGAAAAATCGGGTGCTATCCATGTCAACTATGCGGTCACATACATCGATCCAATAGGCTTTCATGAAGAGGTTTCGCCAATATTGGACTGCGGTCCAGAAACAGCGTTACTTGTTCTGAAGCAGCTTCATTATGATGATAATGATCGAGTAGTTTTATATTCTAAAAATTATTTTAGAGCTGATAAGTTCAGCTTCCATGTAGTAAGAAAAAGGGTGTAG